The Rosa rugosa chromosome 3, drRosRugo1.1, whole genome shotgun sequence sequence TCCTTTGATTTGCGTCTGCAACTCCTTTAATTCTTTTGGTGCCATTCTATAGGGAGTAACAGAAATTGGTCTGGCTTCAGGTATAAGGTCAATGCTGAATTCAATATCTCGGCTTAGAGGTAAATGAGTGATTTATTGGAAAACGTCTTTAAATGAGTTTACCATAGAGATTTGGTCTATTAAAGGTTTTGAACTCTTTAATTCGACATTGGCAAGAATTTTGGAaggtatgaatttttttttgggcgAGTCACACTGAATCTTTCGAATGGGTTGGCCAGGAATAGTGAAGGTGATGATTTTCTCACGACAGCATATGAGGGCATGATATTTGCTTAACCAATCAAATCCTAGAATTATGTCAAATCGCCTCAAGTTTATGACTATGAGGTCCATGGGAAATTCTGTATCTAGAACATGTATAGGACATGATTTGCATACTTTGGTTAAGGTGGTAGATTTTTCTAATGGTGTTGAGACTGTTAAAATTTCATCATGCTCAGTTGGTGTCAATCCCAAAGTTATGATAAATGCAGCAGATATAAGCGAATCGGATGCACCAGTGTCAAATAGTATATGAGCATGAGTACTATATGCTATCAGCGTACCTTCCATCACGATGTTCTCACAAGCTATGGCATTTAGCTGGACAGGACGAGGTGGTGGGTTATTGTTTTGCCTCGGTGCATTGCACTGGTTTGATAAATGTCCCACCTTCCCACAATTGTAACAAGATCCTTGAATGCGTCGTGGCTTTGGACAAGCATTAGACATGTGTCCCGTTTCCCTACAGTTGAAACACCGAATTGGCCCTCTTGCCACCTCCTTTCCTTTTTCAGTTGATGATGTCGGCTTCCGAAATGAGTCTCTCCCTTTTTGCTGCTTCCATGGTTGTCCGCTATTCTGATTAGACATTGGATGACTTCTTTTTCCTCGGAAACCATTCTCTCGCTCCTTCTCCATGCGGTACTTTTGATTCTCTTCCTCTTGAGTTAAGGCTTTGTCTACAGCTTCTTCGTACGTGATTCCACGCTGAGTGACCATTCTTTGAATATTGGAGTTCAGTCCTCCAATGAATCGTCTTGCCTTTTTGTCATCGGTATCTACCATGTGTGGAGCAAAACGAGAAAGTTTAGTGAATTTGGTCTCATACTCAATCACAGTCATCTTTCCTTGGGTAAGTTGAATAAACTCTAATTCTTTCTTGTCTTTCTCAACTTGTGGAAAatatttttccagaaatttctcTTTGAAGACAGCCCATTCCATGAGTTCCATTGTTGCAGGGAGTGTGACACGTTTGACTGTGTCCCACCAGAAACGAGCATCTCCTTCTAAAAGACAAGTAGCCACTCTTCGTAGCTCTACTTGGGTACAGTCCATCATTTCAAAGTGGATTTCCAGATTGTAAATCCATTCTTCAGCCTCGT is a genomic window containing:
- the LOC133737776 gene encoding uncharacterized protein LOC133737776; translated protein: MANRRDPPVDADNFVEAFVRRMEANQVGGRLGRLVTYIKSIGATNFTGGKPHEAEEWIYNLEIHFEMMDCTQVELRRVATCLLEGDARFWWDTVKRVTLPATMELMEWAVFKEKFLEKYFPQVEKDKKELEFIQLTQGKMTVIEYETKFTKLSRFAPHMVDTDDKKARRFIGGLNSNIQRMVTQRGITYEEAVDKALTQEEENQKYRMEKERENGFRGKRSHPMSNQNSGQPWKQQKGRDSFRKPTSSTEKGKEVARGPIRCFNCRETGHMSNACPKPRRIQGSCYNCGKVGHLSNQCNAPRQNNNPPPRPVQLNAIACENIVMEGTLIAYSTHAHILFDTGASDSLISAAFIITLGLTPTEHDEILTVSTPLEKSTTLTKVCKSCPIHVLDTEFPMDLIVINLRRFDIILGFDWLSKYHALICCREKIITFTIPGQPIRKIHIDLIPEARPISVTPYRMAPKELKELQTQIKGLLDMGFIRPSASSWGAPVLFVKKKDGSLRLCIDYRQLNKVTIKNKYPLPQIDDLFDQLRGARIFSKIDLRSGYHQLLVKEDDIHKTAFNTRYGHYEWLVMSFGLANAPAIFMDLMNRVFSPFLDKFIFVFIDDILIYSKNEADHTQHLETTLQVLRELESEMRKKHPQLFIEQGT